The Procambarus clarkii isolate CNS0578487 chromosome 68, FALCON_Pclarkii_2.0, whole genome shotgun sequence genomic interval CTGAGGGCTCCATAAGTAATTTAGTTAAGCTGTGTAATTATGTATTTTAAATCATAATAGACACTGCGACATTCCATCTTTCTTTCAGTTCCTTTCAAGTTCTTGCTCTTCACTACTTGACCTATCAACCTTTATTCCTTATATGTCGTCTTCCTCACTACCTCCACTCTATATCCGTTTATCTTTTTCTCCTCAGATTTACCGACGGTACTGTGTGGGCGGTGAAGATGGCCTCTACTTCGCTCGGGTCCCTCCGTGATTAAGGTACGTGTCTTACTGCCTCTGTCTTAGTGTAGAGCGTTGTCTCAGTAGAGCTGGCTCTTAGTGTAGAGCGTTGTCTCAGTAGAGCTGGCTCTTAGTGTAGAGCGTTGTCTCAGTAGAGCTGGCTCTTAGTGTAGAGCGTTGTCTCAGTAGAGCTGGCTCTTAGTGTAGAGCGTTGTCTCAGTAGAGCTGGCTCTTAGTGTAGAGCGTTGTCTCAGTAGAGCTGGCTCTTAGTGTAGAGCGTTGTCTCAGTAGAGCTGGCTCTTAGTGTAGAGCGTTGTCTCAGTAGAGCTGGCTCTTAGTGTAGAGCGTTGTCTCAGTAGAGCTGGCTCTTAGTGTAGAGCGTTGTCTCAGTAGAGCTGGCTCTTAGTGTAGAGCGTTGTCTCAGTAGAGCTGGCTCTTAGTGTAGAGCGTTGTCTCAGTAGAGCTGGCTCTTAGTGTAGAGCGTTGTCTCAGTAGAGCTGGCTCTTAGTGTAGAGCGTTGTCTCAGTAGAGCTGGCTCTTAGTGTAGAGCGTTGTCTCAGTAGAGCTGGCTCTTAGTGTAGAGCGTTGTCTCAGTAGAGCTGGCTCTTAGTGTAGAGCGTTGTCTCAGTAGAGCTGGCTCTTAGTGTAGAGCGTTGTCTCAGTAGAGCTGGCTCTTAGTGTAGAGCGTTGTCTCAGTAGAGCTGGCTCTTAGTGTAGAGCGTTGTCTCAGTAGAGCTGGCTCTTAGTGTAGAGCGTTGTCTCAGTAGAGCTGGCTCTTAGTGTAGAGCGTTGTCTCAGTAGAGCTGGCTCTTAGTGTAGAGCGTTGTCTCAGTAGAGCTGGCTCTTAGTGTAGAGCGTTGTCTCAGTAGAGCTGGCTCTTAGTGTAGAGCGTTGTCTCAGTAGAGCTGGCTCTTAGTGTAGAGCGTTGTCTCAGTAGAGCTGGCTCTTAGTGTAGAGCGTTGTCTCAGTAGAGCTGGCTCTTAGTGTAGAGCGTTGTCTCAGTAGAGCTGGCTCTTAGTGTAGAGCGTTGTCTCAGTAGAGCTGGCTCTTAGTGTAGAGCGTTGTCTCAGTAGAGCTGGCTCTTAGTGTAGAGCGTTGTCTCAGTAGAGCTGGCTCTTAGTGTAGAGCGTTGTCTCAGTAGAGCTGGCTCTTAGTGTAGAGCGTTGTCTCAGTAGAGCTGGCTCTTAGTGTAGAGCGTTGTCTCAGTAGAGCTGGCTCTTAGTGTAGAGCGTTGTCTAAGTAGAGCTGGCTCTTAGTGTAGAGCGTTGTCTCAGTAGAGCTGGCTCTTAGTGTAGAGCGTTGTCTCAGTAGAGCTGGCTCTTAGTGTAGAGCGTTGTCTCAGTAGAGCTGGCTCTTAGTGTAGAGCGTTGTCTCAGTAGAGCTGGCTCTTAGTGTAGAGCGTTGTCTCAGTAGAGCTGGCTCTTAGTGTAGAGCGTTGTCTCAGTAGAGCTGGCTCTTAGTGTAGAGCGTTGTCTCAGTAGAGCTGGCTCTTAGTGTAGAGCGTTGTCTCAGTAGAGCTGGCTCTTAGTGTAGAGCGTTGTCTCAGTAGAGCTGGCTCTTAGTGTAGAGCGTTGTCTCAGTAGAGCTGGCTCTTAGTGTAGAGCGTTGTCTCAGTAGAGCTGGCTCTTAGTGTAGAGCGTTGTCTCAGTAGAGCTGGCTCTTAGTGTAGAGCGTTGTCTCAGTAGAGCTGGCTCTTAGTGTCGAGCGTTGTCTCAGTAGAGCTGGCTCTTAGTGTAGAGCGTTGTCTCAGTAGAGCTGGCTCTTAGTGTAGAGCGTTGTCTCAGTAGAGCTGGCTCTTAGTGTAGAGCGTTGTCTCAGTAGAGCTGGCTCTTAGTGTCGAGCGTTGTCTCAGTAGAGCTGGCTCTTAGTGTAGAGCGTTGTCTCAGTAGAGCTGGCTCTTAGTGTAGAGCGTTGTCTCAGTAGAGCTGGCTCTTAGTGTAGAGCGTTGTCTCAGTAGAGCTGGCTCTTAGTGTAGAGCGTTGTCTCAGTAGAGCTGGCTCTTAGTGTAGAGCGTTGTCTCAGTAGAGCTGGCTCTTAGTGTCGAGCGTTGTCTCAGTAGAGCTGGCTCTTAGTGTCGAGCGTTGTCTCAGTAGAGCTGGCTCTTAGTGTCGAGCGTTGTCTCAGTAGAGCTGGCTCTTAGTGTCGAGCGTTGTCTCAGTAGAGCTGGCTCTTAGTGTCGAGCGTTGTCTCAGTAGAGCTGGCTCTTAGTGTCGAGCGTTGTCTCAGTAGAGCTGGCTCTTAGTGTCGAGCGTTGTCTCAGTAGAGCTGGCTCTTAGTGTCGAGCGTTGTCTCAGTAGAGCTGGCTCTTAGTGTCGAGCGTTGTCTCAGTAGAGCTGGCTCTTAGTGTAGAGCGTTGTCTCAGTAGAGCTGGCTCTTAGTGTCGAGCGTTGTCTCAGTAGAGCTGGCTCTTAGTGTAGAGCGTTGTCTCAGTAGAGCTGGCTCTTAGTGTAGAGCGTTGTCTCAGTAGAGCTGGCTCTTAGTGTAGAGCGTTGTCTCAGTAGAGCTGGCTCTTAGTGTAGAGCGTTGTCTCAGTAGAGCTGGCTCTTAGTGTAGAGCGTTGTCTCAGTAGAGCTGGCTCTTAGTGTAGAGCGTTGTCTCAGTAGAGCTGGCTCTTAGTGTAGAGCGTTGTCTCAGTAGAGCTGGCTCTTAGTGTAGAGCGTTGTCTCAGTAGAGCTGGCTCTTAGTGTAGAGCGTTGTCTCAGTAGAGCTGGCTCTTAGTGTAGAGCGTTGTCTCAGTAGAGCTGGCTCTTAGTGTAGAGCGTTGTCTCAGTAGAGCTGGCTCTTAGTGTAGAGTGTTGTCTCAGTAGAGCTGGCTCTTAGTGTAGAGTGTTGTCTCAGTAGAGCTGGCTCTCGCATACCCACCACTGAagctatatgttatgctgatgatctaaTTATTTTAGCACCATCAAAGATGTTGTACAAAACATGTGTAAATATATGTAAGATACAGTACTGATGAGTACACTCTCACCTTCAATCCCGCCAAATGTGATTTAGTTGCTTCTAACACAGAGAAATCGTGTATAGCAGATCATAAACTAAAATTATTATGCATAGAGAGTCCAATAATGTATTCTGAAAAACATCTGGAACATATAATATCCTCAAAGAGCCCACGTCAATTTTTCTGATACTATTTGACAGCTGAACAAGTGTCATGACAACCAAGTGTCAAGGACGAATGAATTTTGTCGTCTCGATATCTGATCGAAAGTCATTTAAACTGTCAAGGACGAATGAATTTTGTCGTCTCGATATCTGATCGAAAGTCATTTAAACTGTCAAGGACGAATGAATTTTGTCGTCTCGATGTCTGATCGAAAGTCATTTAACTGTCAGCGTCCAAGCTTATACTGATGTAAactaggggggaagggggaaggtacTATGAAATACTCACCTTGGTAAACACAATTCTAGATGGAGGAAATGTTTGCGATGTATCTTCGGTGTCCATCCTCGCAGTCATGTCAATCTCCTCCCTGGCCGCATGTCCACGCCCACACCTCACTGTATAATGCACAAACGAATGATATAATTTGAACTGAAAGGAATCATGCATACAGTAAGCACCACATTAAACTCTTTTGTCAGGCATTCGTTTCCAGAAATATAAACGTGATTATTGGTGTGGCAGGTCTACAGGATAGAGGTAAACAATGGTGTGTCAGGTCTACAGGATAGAGGTAAACAATGGTGTGTCAGGTCTACAGGATAGAGGTAAACAATGGTGTGTCAGGTCTACAGGATAGAGGTAAACAATGGTGTGTCAGGTCTACAGGATAGAGGTAAACAATGGTGTGTCAGGTCTACAGGATAGAGGTAAACAGTGGTGTGTCAGGTCTACAGGAGGTAAACAGTGGTGTAGCAGGTCTACAGGAGGTAAACAGTGGTGTAGCAGGTCTACAGAATGTAAACAATGGTGTGGCAAGTCTACAGGATGTAAACAATGGTGTGGCAGATCTACAGGATGTAAACAATGGTGTGGCAGGTCTACAGGATGTAAATAATGGTGTGGCAGGTCTACAGGATGTAAACAATGGTGTGGCAGGTCTACAGGATGTAAACAATGGTGTGGCAGGTCTACAGGATGTAAACAATGGTGTGGCAGGTCAACAGGATAGAGGCATTCAACAGAGAAAACAGGGTATTTGGAATTATTCAAGAATTCCTGTTACAAAGAGATGAATGTTGACAAACATTTTAAATCCTATTGAAACCAGATCCATGTTACAGGAGCTGTGTGTTCAGTGACAGTGAGTTTAATGACGTGATGACGGCCTGAGAGGACAGGCTGGACAGTGATCCAGGCTAGCTCATGTAACATGCTTACCGTCCCTGAATATCATCCCATCcccatcctcatcttctggtggatGGTTTGGTCATCCCATTCTCATAAaaggaaagtactcagagtaactATTTAATGGAAAGTACAATATAGTACTATGTGGACGATGGTACAAATATTGACGTGATGGAGATGGAAAGTAGAATTGGGTAGAATTTCATAGAATCTTGAAAATAAAACGAATAACCAAAGAAATCTtcgtaggcctagtatagcaaatatatctactatattagatctcagatagcgtgtattaggcctaggatggttagttCCATTAGCCACATAAATAGAaaaacttttccggtttgtccaaattcaataatacaaaagtGTATTTTCTGTTGGTCCATCACGTCTGTATTTGTACGGTCGACCACATCGTTACTTTAAGTACTTTCCTTTCTGGAGAATaggctggattttttttttatctttatttaaaaaaaatacaatatggGAGGACGACCGAGAGgggcggggggtgggggagattcacagcagcagcaggagcagcagcagcaacagcagcagcagcagcagcagcagcagcagcagaggtaaACGATGTCTTTGAACGTTTAAGAGGCTTTCATGCCTCAAGTGTGTGGTGTGAGAGCCTCGTGCAGGCTGCCTCTCATCCCACCAGCCTCCACCCAGCAGCCTCTGTCCGCCTCCTCTTCCCATTCTGTCAACTGTCCCCTCCCGTCACTTGATCGTCTCCTCTCGCCTTATTACCCGCCACCCGTCTCCTCTGTCACTTCTAATCGCCCGTCTCTTCTGTTCCCTTTTATCactcgtctcccccccccctcctcacgcgTCTGTCTCTTTTCCTGTCTCTTCCATTTTCGATAATCTTCACTTCTCTCTTCCCTTTTATACCTTACCTCAAATGTTCCTTTTTTCTAATTCATTTCCTTTCTGGCCCATCTAAAATACCTTTTCACTCTGTTTTACCCCTTTCCTCTTTTcacgcctctcttcccgtaaattcacacatttttttCTCATTAACCTTCACTTCTTCACCGCATGCCCTTTTCCCACCTTCCTAGCTTGTCGTAGTCTCCTCAATTCCTTTCCCCCACCTCCTAGTTCCTCTTTCGTTCCTTAGCGTATTGCTGACAGCAGCAGGTAAACTGATCTACACCTGTCTTCTGAGAGGCACTGGAAGTCCCCCTATTATATAATAAGGTGGCAAAGGTGCTTCCCATATCTTAGACTTGGAGAGAATTGCCTGTAAGTAAAATAAGATCTTCATTGGCTCGATGGTATCTAAGCAGTTACTGCTAAGAGGTTTCCCAATACATCTGCCTTGACGGCCATCTTGAAAATTGGATTGGAATCATTGAGCGCGTTTACCTGTCCCTCGctgtgaggtgggggtggggggggttgtagagaaggggggaggagggttgAAGGCgttaatgggggaggggggggagaggaagggaagggtagaGTGATATAAGTTTTGATTTTTATGGTGGGCGTTTGTTTTCAAGGTGTTGGGGCCCCCATGATgctccccacaacccccccccccctccccccatcaatgTAAGCCTAGCCCCTCAGACTGGTTCACACATCCCCATAGCCCCTCAAATCAAAGAACTGTACTCACAAACTGTAATCATATGACTGTACTCACAGAACTGTAATCATAGGACTGTACTCAAAGAACTGGATATAAACAACCTGCATTTCTTAGTTTATTAACCTACTTAGCGGCCGAGGTGTGCTCCCTGCCATGGTCTGTCCTCAACTGCCCTAGCTGCCACCCTTCGCATTTGAATATGGTCCCCATGCCTCGAGGACGTGACGTCATATATAGACAGCTTGCCATTGGCGGAGGTAAAACGAGCTTAACCGACATAGTATTCAAACGGCTGACAGAACATTCAAATATTGGAAAAGGAATCAAAATATACTAAAAAGTGTAATTTAAGCGGGTAAATATTTCCGATTAATATTAAGTCAGTTGTTCCGATAAGCGTATAGATGGGAACAAGAAACATACaacatggaggtggcttctacacctTCTGTTTTCTTTGTAAGTGGAATGTACTGACattagttgtggaagccacctccatcccagGGAAGTCAGGTGGACCCTCCTAGCTCCTAGGGGATGTGTTGTGGACGACCCTAGCTCTCAGGGATGTGTTGTGGACGACCCTAGCTCTTCAGGATGTGTTGTGGACGACCCTAGCTCTTCAGGATGTGTTGTGGACGACCCTAGCTCTCAGGGATGTGTTGTGGACGACCCTAGCTCTCAGGGATGTGTTGTGGACGACCCTAGCTCTCAGGGATGTGTTGTGGACGACCCTAGCTCTCAGGGACGTGTTGTGGACGACCCTAGCTCTTCAGGATGTGTTGTGGACGACCCTAGCTCTTCAGGATGTGTTGTGGACGACCCTAGCTCTCAGGGATGTGTTGTGGACGACCCTAGCTCTCAGGGATGTGTTGTGGACGACCCTAGCTCTCAGGGATGTGTTGTGGACGACCCTAGCTCTCAGGGATGTGTTGTGGACGACCCTAGCTCTCAGGGATGTGTTGTGGACGACCCTAGCTCTCAGGGATGTGTTGTGGACGACCCTAGCTCTTCAGGATGTATTGTGGACGACCCTAGCTTTCAGGGATGTGTTGTGGACGGCCCTAGCTCTCAGGGATGTGTTGTGGACGACCCTAGCTCTCAGGGATGTGTTGTGGACGACCCTAGCTCTCAGGGATGTGTTGTGGACGACCCTAGCTCTTCAGGATGTGTTGTGGATGACCCTAGCTCTCAGGGATGTGTTGTGGACGACCCTAGCTCTCAGGGATGTGTTGTGGACGACCCTAGCTCTCAGGGATGTGTTGTGGACGAGCCTAGCTCTTCAGGATGTGTTGTGGATGACCCTAGCTCTCAGGGATGTGTTGTGGACGACCCTAGCTCTCAGGGATGTGTTGTGGACGGCCCTAGCTCTCAGGGATGTGTTTTGGACGACCCTAGCTCTCAGGGATGTGTTTTGGACGACCCTAGCTCTCAGGGATGTGTTGTGGACGACCCTAACTCTCAGGGATGTGTTGTGGACGATCCTGGCTCTCAGGGATGTGTTGTGGACGACCCTAGCTCTCAGTGATGTGTTGTGGACGACCTTAGCTCTCAGGGATGTGTTGTGGACGACCCTAGCTCTCAGGGATGTGTTTTGGACGACCCTAGCTCTCAGGGATGTGTTGTGGACGACCCTAGCTCTTCAGGATGTTTTGTGGACGACCCTAGCTCTCAGGGATGTGTTGTGGACGACCCTAGCTCTCAGGGATGTGTTGTGGTCGACCCTAGCTCTCAGGGATGTGTTGTGGACGATCCTAGCTCTTCAGGATGTGTTGTGGACGGCCCTAGCTCTCAGGGATGTGTTGTGGACGACCCTAGCTCTCAGGGATGTGAGTGGACCGTCTCAGTGATGTGTGAGTGGGCGGCGGAGTCCGCTTAACCTGCTTATATTTTGGTCTAATATTTCCCCAATTCCTTGCATTTGGGAAGAAATGCAAGAAATAGCGCCCTAATGCTCTTAATACCTGCTCAGTGTGTTCCATTACAGAGAAGTGGGTAAAACGCTGAGTATGGGAGGGGTCGCTGAGGGAAgggtgggggagaggaggggaagcCGACGATGTCCCCACAGAACGACAATTCCCCGCCCGGTATATGCTTGCTGGCCGGACAAGGGAGAGGGGAAAATGTCCCCTTTTTTCTTCATTTCGCTGCCGCATCTTCACTCTCTTGTCTTGGCAAGCTCTTATGGTGTGTTTAGTGGCAATGTTTATTATGAGTTTAGCCGAGACTAAACATTCGTCGGAGAAACTTGTCCTCTGTGTTCTGCAGAGAAGCGTGTGGCTGCTGGAATCGCAAGTCCTTAAACGTTAACGGGATTACTCTCTAGAACAATTTGGTATTTATGGTAATTACTCTATAATAAGGTTAGGTAAATACCGCACTGCAGGTTATGTCAGTTGGAGCTAGGCCAGACGCCAGGGAAAAGCCTCACAActttttgcagggtgactggtgagtGTAAGGGGACGGTCATAGGTGGGTCGGTGTTAGCCCCCCATGCCCCCTCTTAAAGGGGGTTCCGGCCCTATGACTATATTCGTGAAGTCTGTGGAGATTAGGTTTACAGCGTCAAATCCTTGAGTCCATGAAGTCTTGTCATTGTGTTTAAAAGATGTAATCAATTTCATCTTCACTAATATACATTTAGCTTAAGATTTTCTACATGATTAAGTGTTTGGCGGCCCCAGAATCTATACACTGCCTAGATGAGGGTACCAGGCAGTGCCCgggtagtgaagatgattacagtgataaagacagtgtgtagtgagcaGAGTGACAGTGATGAATACTGTGTGTAGTAAACGTGATTAAaatgtttattttttcatttattagTTGTGTCTACAGGATCGAACTCAAGAACTATTTTTCTCtatcatatacacatatatttatctttaacacacacacacacacacacacacacacacacacacacacacacacacacacacacacacacacacacacacacacacacacacacacacacacattgggggtGGTAGGACAATACAATTTTCAGGCGTACACAAAAGGTTGAAAACAGTTCATTATGGCATGATTGACTTTCGTTGCCATCTATGTGGTCTTCATGTTTAGAGACCAAACCAACAAACGTCACATGCAACATGTGGACTAAACTGTAGACCTTAAATTACCACTCCTGTGCATCAAATTAATGCTATCCTACACAGGAGTCATACCTCAGCTGGGCGTCTAGTCTCGTTCTCAATGTCCCGCAGTTATGGCAAGCCCGCTGCTCGCCCAGATTGGATTCCGGTGATTCGCTGGAAGAATGGTAAACAGTTGGTGTAGGTCTATATGGGTGTATCAACCATGGGTGTATCAACCATGAGTGTATCAACCATGGATGTATCAACCATGGATGTATCAACCATGGGTGTATCAACCATGGGTGATAGTGACCATTGTTGGACATTCAAGTGGCGTTGCTACCTACAGAGGAATTAGCCAATACTCATAAGTACAGAAAATTGGATGTTTAGTACAATTTCTTCGCCAAAGCTTCAGAGACTCTTGGTGTCTGGGTTAAAAGTACCAGGAGGTTTCTTGGAGATCTGGGTTCGATTCCAATCGAATCCATAAGAGACAGGAGAGTTGTGAGCTGCCTTCTTCAGCGCTTCAGTATGGCAATACAGAGAGAAAGGTTGTAGAAGTGGAGGATCTCGTCGGCCCGGTATGAGTACCTTAGTACCTTGTATGTATAATGATACCTTGAACAATAATGATACATATACATTCCTCAGTAAATCTTTAAAAGACTATCCATTTCTTATGTTCCCCCTCAGTAGCGTATATGGTGTGGAAACCTTCGGTTCTCGCATCTTTTAGCGTTGTCAGGTTTGGTTCTCGTAGCTTGTCTTTGTATCACAACTTTATGCAGGAGGCGTTGATGGTGAGGCTGTTGACCCCACACAATGGTGATGGTGTGACCATGTGCGTGAGGTCACCATCAATATCACATGGATAGTGTCCCCCCATAGACAGTGACAAGTGTCCCCCACTGACAGTGACAGGTGTCCCCCACTGACGGTAACAGGTGTCCCCCACAGACAGTGACAGGTGTCCCTCACAGTGACAGGTGTCCCTCACAGTGACAGGTG includes:
- the LOC138355592 gene encoding variable charge X-linked protein 3B-like; its protein translation is MGGRPRGAGGGGDSQQQQEQQQQQQQQQQQQQQQSCGSHLHPREVRWTLLAPRGCVVDDPSSQGCVVDDPSSSGCVVDDPSSSGCVVDDPSSQGCVVDDPSSQGCVVDDPSSQGCVVDDPSSQGRVVDDPSSSGCVVDDPSSSGCVVDDPSSQGCVVDDPSSQGCVVDDPSSQGCVVDDPSSQGCVVDDPSSQGCVVDDPSSQGCVVDDPSSSGCIVDDPSFQGCVVDGPSSQGCVVDDPSSQGCVVDDPSSQGCVVDDPSSSGCVVDDPSSQGCVVDDPSSQGCVVDDPSSQGCVVDEPSSSGCVVDDPSSQGCVVDDPSSQGCVVDGPSSQGCVLDDPSSQGCVLDDPSSQGCVVDDPNSQGCVVDDPGSQGCVVDDPSSQ